Genomic segment of Catenibacterium mitsuokai:
TTAATGAAAGGTTAATGTATGGATAATTTAGAAACAAGAATTTATCTATTTACTGGCTTTTTAGAAAGTGGTAAAACAACATTTATCAACGATACAATTATTAATACTGACTTCTGTGATTATGAGACATCTGTGCTTATTGTGACAGAAGAAGGTGAAGTAGAATATAATGAAGCAGCTATTAAGGAACATAACTGTGAAATTGTTTATGTAGAGAATGAAGAAGACTTCACTGCCGATTTCTTTAAGGATTTAAAGGAGAAATATCATCCTACACAGGTTCTTGTAGAATTTAATGGTATGTGGAATGTAGATCAGTTTGTAGAATCAAAATTCCCTGAAAACTGGGATGTTGTACAGATTCTAACTACTATTAATGCCTCTACTTTCCAGCTTTATGTGAATAACATGCGTGCACTCTTATTCCAACATTGTGCTAAGAGTGACTTAGTCATCTTTAACCGTATTGAAGATGGTATGAAGAAGTCTACTTTAAGAAACAACATCAAGGCAATGAATCCTGTATGTCAGATCATCTATGAAAATAAAGATGGTTCTGTAAATACTATGCAGGATGATGAATTACCATATGATTATACACAGGATCATTTAGAAGTTGCTGATCATGATTTTGGTATCTTCTGTTATGATGCGA
This window contains:
- a CDS encoding TIGR03943 family putative permease subunit, producing MDNLETRIYLFTGFLESGKTTFINDTIINTDFCDYETSVLIVTEEGEVEYNEAAIKEHNCEIVYVENEEDFTADFFKDLKEKYHPTQVLVEFNGMWNVDQFVESKFPENWDVVQILTTINASTFQLYVNNMRALLFQHCAKSDLVIFNRIEDGMKKSTLRNNIKAMNPVCQIIYENKDGSVNTMQDDELPYDYTQDHLEVADHDFGIFCYDAMEHPERYDQKTIKIKGKFIGRDKVIPNGFILGRYAMVCCEQDTSLIGMLCVSEYASKFIPNEWLLLEGHTHIEYDPSMNANICVLDVDHVEGAKPLDNEYVTFD